The Candidatus Fukatsuia endosymbiont of Tuberolachnus salignus nucleotide sequence ACCATGTTTTCTAGATTGCGTGAGGTATGGTCTAGACGGTTAATAGTGGCGCCCAATTTAGAACGTATGGCAGACAGTCCTGAGAGTCCCGCTATAAGTCCCGACGCTGCAAACATAGGCCCTTCAGTGGCAATTTTACCGCCACTCGCCGCCAGATCGATTTTTCCAAAACCCTCAGCAGGTTTTAAACCGATAATATCAGTTAACTTCTTAAGTTGATCCTTCAAGCTAACGGCCAATTTTGCTCCTGAGGCACTACCGATCTGGAAGTTAGCACCACTAGTTGTACTCAATACACCTGAACCGTGTAGTAATCTCTCGCCACTGTAGCTCGTGGTTTGAATGGTATTGATTAATTCAAGGTGCAACTCTTTAAATTCATCATTCATTGCTTTTTTATCAGCAGGTGAATTAGTATCGTTGGCGGCTTGCATACTCAGATCTTTCATCCGAATCATGATATCTTTCATTTCCTGGAAAGCGCCTTCTGCCGTTTGCAGCATGAATTTTGCGTCGGAAATGTTACGTATACCTACTCTCATACCACTCAATTCACCGTCCAAACGACCAGCAATTTGCAGTCCTGCAGCATCATCAGCCGCACCATTAATGCGATAACCCGTTGCTGCTTGTGTCGAAAATTTAGTCGATGAAGTGCCAGCCCTGCTCATTGAAAGCTTTGCTGCGATGGACGCCGGATTAGTGTGAACCGATGATTGTGCCATTGTAAACCTCTCCTTATTTAGGGAGCTACCTATTAGCCCCCGCTGATACCCGATATAAGCGACATCCGGCAAAGTGAAATTAAATTAATTTGATAAGATAAATTATGTTTAAAATAATAATTTTATCGCTATAAAAAAATAAAAGAGACGACAT carries:
- a CDS encoding flagellin, which gives rise to MAQSSVHTNPASIAAKLSMSRAGTSSTKFSTQAATGYRINGAADDAAGLQIAGRLDGELSGMRVGIRNISDAKFMLQTAEGAFQEMKDIMIRMKDLSMQAANDTNSPADKKAMNDEFKELHLELINTIQTTSYSGERLLHGSGVLSTTSGANFQIGSASGAKLAVSLKDQLKKLTDIIGLKPAEGFGKIDLAASGGKIATEGPMFAASGLIAGLSGLSAIRSKLGATINRLDHTSRNLENMVSNTEKARGNLMDTDFAVTLTDLARSQMLEQTSMAMLQKSNQSSQMILGLLR